AAGAGGAAATGGGCAAAAAAATGATGGCCCTCTATAAAGAGCACAAAGTTAATCCATTTTCTTCATGCCTACCCCTATTAATACAACTACCTTTCTTAATAGCTGTTTTCCAGGTTTTTAGGAAAGGCTTTTCTGACGAAACGCTTTCTTTGGTTTATCCATTTATTGCTAATCCTGGCCACATAAACCAACTTGCCTTTGGATTTATAGATCTATCTGTTCGAAACATTCCTTTGGCGGTTTTAGCCGGCGCATCACAATTTTGGCAAACAAAAATGATGATGACTAAAAAAGCTCCAATTGTTAGTACGGGAGCAAAAGATGAAAACATGATGGCAATGATGAACAAACAAATGATGTATATGATGCCAGCGCTAACTGTTTTTATTGGTATAACGCTCCCCGGCGGCCTAACTTTTTATTGGTTTTTAACCACATTGTTCACAGTTTTTCAACAACTATATATATTTAAGAGAGAAGAGACTAAAATTGAAGTAGTAAAATAATTTAATAGCACCCATTTAATGATTGGTATATTTGATTCAGGTTTTGGTGGAATTTCAATATTAAGCGATTTTCACAATAAAGCCCCCGAATATAGCTATATATATTTTGGGGACAATATTAATGCTCCATATGGAGATAAAAACACTAAAGAAATATATAATTCTACAAAGAATGCTGTAGAATTTTTATTTACAGAAGGGGCTGTTTTGGTAATTGTAGCCTGCAACACTTCTTCTGCAAGGGTTTTAAGGAAGCTCCAAGATGAGTATTTTAATAAAAAATATAAAAATAAAAAGGTACTAGGAATTATTATTCCCAATATTGAAAATATTATTCATCAACTTCCCCCCAATTCCAGACTAGGAATAATTGGGACGAGTCACACAATTGGTTCTCAAAAATACCAAAACGAAATTTTAGATAAACGAAACGACGTTCAAATATTTTCAAAAGCCTGTCCAATGTTTGTCGAGAAAATAGAAAATAATAAGTTTAAGAGTTTAGGCTTTTTGGCTAACATTAAAGAAGAAATTGCACATTATAGTAATAAAAATATATCCTATCTTTTATTGGCATGTACACATTTTTCATTTATCAAAAAAGAAATTAAACAACATCTTAATCCCAGTATACAAATAATTGATTCTTCTGAAATTATTATTAAAAAAACACAAGAGTATTTATTTAGACACAAGGAATTAAAAATAAAAAAAGAACGGAATACCATTCTTTACACAAGTGGTGACTTAGTTTTATTTAAAAAAATTTCTTTAAAACTCTTAAGGCCAAGTAGTAAAAGAAATTTAAAATTTTTAAAACATTCTACCCTTTCCAACAATTAACTTAACCTTTTTTTCACTAATTTTAATCAATACTGGAGTTTGAACTTCAAATGATTTATCTAAAACAAGGTTTTTATTTTTATTTTCAATAATGATTTGATCAAAGATAAAAACACTTTTAACTTTCTTTTCTTTTTTTGATTTTATAAACAACTCTATTTTATTGTCATTTGGAAGACAAACAGTATTGTCAGGTAATTCTTTATTGCTTAAATTGAGGTTATTAATAATAACACTGCCTTGATCTATAATTTCAATTGTATAGTTTTCATCAATTTCAACCTTTGTTCCCATTGTATTTATACTAGCCTGACTCAGAAAGTATAAATTATTTGCCTTAACCATGTTTAGCTCTTCGATTCTTCTTGATGATAGTATTTCACAGGCGTTTAGAAAGTTCGAAACTCCCAGGTTTAGCGAAATTTCATTATTTTCTTTCCCGACAGGTATAATAAAAATCGGAATCTTCAATGCATCTGGATGGTCTGAAGTGCAAACAGAATTCAATATCTTGTTTAGGGTGTGATTGTTTCCAACTGCAATTAAAGTTTTAGCACCCATTTTAATCTCATTATCAATTGAACCAACTACATTTTTTAAAAGACTTAAGCGGATGATTTTACCATTTAAACCAAGGTCTGTAATTCTGGTTTCAATTTTAGAAAGAGTATTACTATATTTTTTTTCCGACAAAAAACTATCGTATATAAAAATATTCATATTTGTTTAGCCTCTTTTACTTCCGTCTTCTTGTCTTTCGTCATATTGCATGCACCATTAAAGATAGCTCCGTTTTCAACTGATAAGGTCGAAGCCTGAATGTCTCCGTAGACTTTAGCTGTTGATGAAAGTTCTAAATACCCATGTATAATAAGGTTCCCATGAACTTCTCCGCTAATTTTAGCCTGTTTTGCTTCTATGTTTGCATTAATCTTTGCCTTTTCTCCAATAAACAGATTGTTGCTTGTTTTTATTGCACCCTCAAGCGATCCCTCTACAATTATATCGCCCTCACCAAAAAAATTACCCTTCACCTTGATAGATGGGCCAATTATGGTTTCGGCATTTTTAATACTCACCTCTTCATCTTTTTTAAACATATAATATACTTATTTATAATTTAATATTATGATTATAGCAATTAGACAGCAATTATTCAACTAAGTGTTTGCAAAAAAACTAAAAAAATGTAAACTGTAAAAGTACAATATAAGTCCCCGTAGTTTAACGGATAAAACAAGGCCCTCCTAAGGCCTAGATAGAAGTTCGATTCTTCTCGAGGACACATATTATAAGACGAAAAGCATTATATGTCAATGTTCCACGTGGAACAATTTGGGCCATTAGCTCAGTTGGTTAGAGTGCTTGCATGGCATGCAAGAGGTCAAGGGTTCGAATCCCTTATGGTCCACCAAAAAATATTAAAAACCATAAGGGTGAGAACCCTTGTGTGTGACTAATGTTTGGAATTATACATACAACGCTTCTAGGCAAGAATAAATGGAAATTGTACAAACATTTTCGATTGGAGTGTTGGGGACCACTCCGCTCGAACCCGACTACCGGCAGGTCCTTTATGGCCCAATTAAAACAAAAGAAATACAACTCATTTCCTGTTTAGCTAAGAGCAGACAAAAGTTTCGTAGTTATAATTATATACAATTACAATAAATAGTTATTTAAGTCCACAGCTATGTAGACTTTATTAGACTTATTAACATATTCTGTTAATAAGTTGTGTAAAAATGATTAATTTAAACAAGGAGAACAATTTAAACTATAGAAGTTTTATAGGAGTGGATGAGGTTGGAAGAGGTTGTTTAGCGGGACCAGTAGTTTCGGCAGCGGTTTTTGTTAGCAAGGAGCAAATTGGCGAAATTGCTGAAATAAATGATTCCAAGTTAGTTTCTAAAAAAAAGCGAGATATTCTCTATTTAGAAATAATTAACAACTATCCTTTTTCCATAGGATTGGTTAGCAATATTCAAATAGATAAATTAAACATTTTAAATGCAAGTCTTCTTTCTATGAAAAGAGCGCTTGATAAGATCAAACATAAGAGCGAAATAGTTTTAGTAGATGGCACTTACAAGATTCCAGGTTTTTTAGAGAAACAACAAACCCAAATAAAAGGAGATCAAAACTTTTATTCAATTGCTGCCGCTTCGATTGTTGCCAAAGTTGTTCGCGACAAAATGATGGAAGTATATTCAAAAAAATTTCCAAACTATTCATTTTATCAGCACAAGGGCTATGGGACAAAACTACATAAAGCCGAGATTGTGAAATTTGGAACTTGTAATATACATAGAAAAAGCTTTAAGTTAAACTAAAAAACTTGTTTATAAATGGAATTTAATTTATAATATTATCAGAGTAAATAAATATATGAATAATATTTTTGGAGGCAATAAACTTCTTTATTTTGAAGAGATTATAAAAAAAGCAAATTTGAAAGAAGGAATGAAGGTGGCTGATCTTGGGTGTGGAACCCACGGTTATTTTATTTTTAAACCATCGTTTATTGTTGGAACAACAGGTTCAGTATATGCTGTTGATGTTCTTAAGCCCGTGCTTGATAACATAAACAAAACCATTAAGCTTGAAAACCACAAAAACATAACAACAATTTGGTCTAACCTTGAAAATTACAAGGCAACTAAAATAGATTCAATGATTTTAGATTTTGTATTTTTAGTAAACGTTTTACATCAATCTAATAAAAAGGTTGATATATTAAGAGAGGCAATTCGAATGTTAAAAAAGAATGCTAAAATAGTTATTGTGGACTGGGTAGAAGGGGCCTCAGTAATTGGGCCCGAAAAAGATAAAAAAATAAATAAAGAAAATTTAATTATAGCGCTTCAAAAACTAGGATTAAATTTAGAGGAGGATTTTGTAGCTGGGAAGTTCCACTACGGTTTAATTTTTAAAAAAATATAGAATATGAACAGTTTACTAAGTTTAAAATTTTGGTTTTCAATAAATCCTGGCGCCTTGTCACCTTTGGGCCTAAAACTATTTTTAGTTTTAGTGTTTTTTTTCGTTGTTTTAAGTGTGGTGCTGAAAATACTAATTATGAATACCAAAGAGAAACTCCACAGAAGGCTATTTAGAAAGATTCTTTCTTTATCTGTTACTAACATTTTTCTTTTGTTGGTAATGTTTTTTTTAATGTATGAAAAAGCCCCATTTTTATCTTCAAGATTTTGGTTTTTAGTTTGGGGAACCGGTATTGTTGTTTGGCTGGTTTATATTTATGGATTTTATTCTAAAATTCCTAGCCAAAAAGAAGAAAGAGAAAAAAATTTACAATATAACAAATATCTTCCATAATTACCTAATGTTAGCTAAAAATACTCAAAAAACAGGCGCTTTTGGAGAGAAAATTGCAAAGGATTTTTTAGAAAAAAAAGGCTATAAAATCATTGATAATAACATTAATTTTTCTAATCAAGAAGTTGATATAATTGCAAAACTAAAAGGTAATTTCTTCATTGTTGAGGTAAAAACTAGTTCAGAAAAGTCTCTCGTTGACCCAGAGGACTATATTGATAATAGAAAACTACAAAATTTAAAAAAAGCGGCATTTAGCTTTTCAGCAAAAAATAAAGTCAAACTAGAGAATATCTATTTTGATTTAATTGCTATAAAACTAAAAAACAATAACAAAACGGCCACCATTAAACACTATAAAAATATTTGTTAGCCCTTGACTTTAGGGCTTTTTTTGTCTAATATAAACACATAAATTCAGCTAAAATAATTGCTTAAGGGAGGAAGCAAATTAAAATATGAAAAATTTAAATTTAATCTCCTTTTTATTCGCTATTTTTTTAGTTCCTCTTTTTTCTCTTCAGGCTAGCTACCTAAGGCCACCAGTTCTCTCTGATATAAATCCAGGATTAAAAAATTTTTCTGAACCATTTGTTTCTGGTTTTACAGAAGATTTTTCAAATGTTTTAGTTTATATAGATGGAAATTACTCGGGTGATGCCAATATAGTTAAAGGGAATAAGCAAAATAATTTTTATTTTTTTATAAATAATCTTCCAAGTGAGGGAAGCCACTCGCTTTTTTTAATTGCAAGAGACCTTAATGGAATTATGTCTGCTCCAACAGAGGAATTTAATTTTTTGATTACCCACAATCTAGATACTCCACAGGTGGTTAAAACAAACATTAACTCTAGAGAAAATATAGTTTGTCAGTCTGACAATGAAAATTTTGTAGATGTAATTGTTGATGGGGTAAAGTATTCAACCATGTTTATAGAAAGAAATTCGAATGCTAATCTTAATTTTGATTATTCAGTTCTCCCTCCAGGAGATCATTTAATAGCATTTACTGCAAGAGATGCCGTGGGAAGAACAAGCAAAACAACCGAATCACTAAAAGTTAAATCAATTGCAAGCACTGAGCCTGTAAAAGAAGACAAGAACAATAACGAAGGCTACGTCCCTATAAATAATAATTTAATTCCAGCAACTAATGTTCCAAGCATATCCAGTGAAGGAGCGAGTGAGGGGGTAATAGTTGAGGGTGTAGATAATATGGGGGAACTTCCACAAATAATTCCTGTACTCGGAAATGATGAAAAAAATGACGAGGAAAAAGCAATTGACGATATTTTAAACAAAATAGATAAAGAGAATAAAGAACAGATTGGATCACTTGATGAAAGCGGTGAAAAACAAAGTGACTTAAAAGTAAATTTATTTATTTTTTTAGGATTTCTAGTAGCAGTTGTTCTATGGATTATTTGGGTTAACAGGGAGGTTAACGAAGAAGAAAAAAACATCGAAAGTGACGAAGAAGAAAAGAATTAAATTTGAATATATTTTTCGGAAAACCACTTGTTTAAGAAGTGGTTTTTTGATATAAATAAAGAAAAGAAAGCTATGAAAAAAATACTATTCTTACTTATATTCTTGTTTCCAATGTTTGTTTCGGCCCAAACCACAGAGCCCGATACAATATTTAAGGCTGAGGTGTTTGAAATTATAGAGGAACGAAGCGCAGTAAGAAAAAACGGTGCTGATCTTTTTCAACAAAATTTAAAGTTAAGAGGATTAGAGGGACAAAGGGAAAACGAAGAATATGTTTTCACTGGTATTAATGATTTTGAATTAATAAAAAGCAATGTTTACAAAATTGGTGACAAGGTCTTGCTCCTAGAAAGCATGGGTGCAGACAATGATCCACAATATTATATTGTCGATTATGTCAGAACCAATATTATATTATATCTATTTGCTTTGTTTGTTTTTATACTATTGATTGTGGGAAGAGCAAAAGGCTTTCGTTCTATTCTTTCTTTGTTTTTTACTTTTTTAATTATAATAAAGTATATTATCCCTAGCATTTTAGCTGGCGCCAATCCCCTGGTCACCACTCTTTTGGGGTCACTAGTGATTTTATTTATTATAATTTACTTAACAGAAGGATTTAACCCAATGTCACATCTTGCGGTTATTAGCATTGGAATAAGTCTGTTTATTTCAGTTTTTCTTTCTTGGTTCTTCGTTTTGGCCGGGAAACTCTCGGGTGTTTTCAGTGAGGAGATTGCTTCGCTGGCAAGCATCGGAGACGTAGCTATTAATTTTCAAGGATTACTCCTAGCAGGCATTATTATTGGTCTCCTGGGGGTCCTGGACGACGTAGTTGTTGCTCAGGTATCAACAGTTGAACAAATTCATAAAACAAACACTCAACAATCAAGGAAAGATCTGTTTTCCAGTTCATTCAAAGTCGGAATTTCCCACATTAGTTCAATGACCAATACTTTGTTCTTGGCATATGCCGGAGCCTCCCTACCTCTTCTAGTTTTGCTCGTTTCTGGCGAGAGCGTTTTTGGTAACACATTTGATGCTATCAACAACGAACAAATAGCAACAGAAATAGTCAGAACATTAGCAGGAAGCATTGGCTTGATTTTGTCAGTTCCAATTTCAACTTATCTTTCAGTGTATTGGTATAAAAGAAAAAGCTAAAAAGACTTGACGAAATATTTTTTTTCAGTTAGTATTTAGATACTTAACTAAATATCTAAATAAATGAGTATTAACCAAACATTTAAGGCACTATCAGATCAAACAAGAAGAGAAGTTTTGGAGCTTCTCAAAAAAAAGGATATGTCAGTAACTGAGATCTCTCAGAGTTTTGATATCAGTCTCCCCTCTTTGTCTCATCATCTCAGTACCTTAAAGCAAGTAAATTTAGTATCTTCAAGAAGAAGAGGACAAGAGATGATCTATTCTCTTAACTTGAGCGTGTTTGAAGAAGTGAGTAAAATGATAATTAAATTATTTAAACAATAATATGAAATCACCAATTAAAATTTCCATAAAAAGCGAAATTATTTCTATCCTTTTTATTACTGTTTCAATCATTGCCTCTTTTTATTTTTATAATAACTTCCCTGATCAAGTGCCCACACATTGGAATATTGAAGGGAATGTAGATGATTGGAGTACTCCCCTTTTTGCCGCTTTTCTCCTACCTATTATTTCAATTGGATTATATTTATTATTTTTAGTTCTTCCTCGTATAGACCCTAAAAAAGATAGATATAAGCAATTTGCGAACATCTATCATATATTTAAAACAATAGTAATTGGTTTTTTGAGTCTAATATATTTTGTAACTAGTTTTTCTGCATTAGGCTATGATATAAACATAACTCGTGTTATAAGCATCTCTGTCGGTCTACTTTTTTTAGTTCTTGGGAATTATATGAGCAAAATAAAACGCAACTGGTTTCTTGGAATTAGAACTCCATGGACCTTGTCTTCAGAGGATGTTTGGAACAAAACGCACAGACTTGGTGGAAAAATGTTTGTCTTGTCAGGATTTCTAATGATGAGCATGAGCTATTTGGATACAAAATATAGGATTCCCCTTTTTGTGACTATTATTATACTAACCGCTGTAGTAAGCTTTGTATATTCATATTATTTATTTAATAAAGAGCAAAAAAATGGAAATAAATAGTGTTCAAAATACCCAAATAAAAAACATTGTTAAGCTAAAAAAAGCTTCTGAAAGAAAGAAACAAGGACTTTTTGTTGTTGAGGGTGAAAGAGAGATTAAGATTGCTATTGATTCGGGACAAACAATAGAAACACATTATGTTTGTGCTAGATTCAATAAAAACAAAGAAAAGTTGCGTAATGCTGGTTCAATTTCGGTTTCTGAAGATGTTTTTAGAAAAATTTCTTATCGTGAGTCTCCAGATGGTAATATTGCAACTTTTAAACTTAAGAGAACCTACTTAAAAGATGCTAACCTTAGTAAAAAACCTTTAATTATAATACTTGAGTCAATTGAGAAGCCCGGCAATCTAGGAGCGATTATGAGGACCGCTGATGCAGCTAAAATTGATGCCGTAATAGTTAATAACTCTAAAATTGATATATATAACCCCAATGCCATAAGAGCGAGCCAAGGAACTATATTTTCAACTCCCCTATTTTTGGCTAATATTAAAGAAACTGAAGAATTTTGTATTAATAATAAGATAAGCATTTTTGCCACTAGCCCGAGAGCAAACAAAAACTACACAGAAGCTGATTTTAGCCAAGGTTCAGCAATCCTAATGGGGTCTGAAGATATTGGATTAAGCGATGAGTGGCTAAAATTAGCCAACCAGTCAATAAAAATTGAAATGAAGGGGCTTATTGACTCTCTTAATTTGTCAGTCAGCACTGCAGTTATTGTTTTTGAGGTATTAAGACAAAGAGCTGATTTATCCCCAATTGATTAGATGACTAAAATGTGCTATAATTGATATATTGGTTAAATAAAAACAAAAATATGCTAAAAATAGACAATTTGAAATTGAATAATTTTTTTATGTCCGTTGCTTTTGTTATATTGCTGACGGTTTTTTTATTACTACCATTTTTTGTTATTAATGCATTTAATTAAAAAAAAGTAGAGATAAAACCTTTGGTTTTTTACTTTAAATAAATAACACTATAAGCATGAGTGTAGAATTTCCAACTAATTTTCAAAAGAATGAAGAAGAAAATTGTGTTGATATTGAAAAAATAAAGACTGACATTGAAAAAATACGAGTTAAGTCGGAGGAGATTGATGACACGCAAGGATCCTTTCATGCAGGAATGGAAATGTTTTCTGTTGCGGAGATAATAACATCCAGGACAGAAAACTCACTAGACTCGATGGACAAGGATGACATAATCATATTAAACAATATTATTGATGCCCTATATGTTGATACAATCAAGTATTTAGAAAATTCTGATGAAGCATATGAAGTAACATCTCAGGAAACAATTGCAAGATGTTATTTACGAATTGGATCATTGGATAATGCAAGAAGCACATTCATAAATGCATCAACACTTGCTAGGAAAAATGGAAAAATCAAAATCGCTGATAGACTTTTAAATAAAGGTAACAGCATTGAAGCATAGGGTTACTATAGTGACAATATGTATTTTTTCTGCTAATGTAGGTAAATGATTAAAACAATCCATTATTCTGAGGTTCTAAGAAAGAGAGAATCCAAAGAAACAAAAGATAAAATTGAAGTTATTGAAGGGAAGAAATATTCTCTTTATTTTTTGTATGATGGCACAGAAGAGGGTGTTAATACAAACAGGGCTATTAGTGCTGCTAGTAAATTTATCAAAAACAATTATTCGTATTATCAAGACAAAGATTTATATAAACTAAAAAATTTAATAATTGATGCAAATCAGAAAATTTTAGAATTAAATTTATCTAACGCTACAACGGGTGTTGTCGTCTTGTATGTTTCTAAGGAAGATGAGGGTAAATCATTCTTTATTATTTTGGGTAAGTCAGCTGTTTATACAACATCCCATGATCAGCTTGTCAGAATAAATACTAAAAAAAATGAAAAATTATTAGGTCATAATAGATTGAGCAAAGACGATATTCCTGAAGTATATATAAAAAACAATAAGGCCCCGCTTTTTGTATGTAGCGACGGTTTTATAAATCTTTTAGTTGATAAAAGAAAAGACGTTATTAAAATTCTCAATCAAAAAGATATAGGAAGCTCTCGAGCTTCAATGAATAGAATTATGAAGGCTAGGAATTTTGATGATTTAGCATATTTATTTATTAAGAAGATTTTTTAAATAAAATATTGAAAACTTAAAATAAGCATAAGCGCATTTTGTATTTATACAATTATTATAGCAACCAATCAATTACATTTTGATTGGTTTTTTGTAGATAAGCATTTGTTTGACTAAAATGTTTAGATCCAAAAAATCCACGGTAGGAAGACAGGGGAGAGGGGTGTGGTGCTTTTAGAATTAAATGTTTTTTTGAGTCAATCAAATCTGTTTTACTTTGGGCATATGCACCCCAGAGGAGAAAGACGACATTGTTTTTTTTATCAGAAATAGTTTTGATTACTGAATCAGTGAATTCTTCCCAACCTTTTTTTTGATGAGAACCGGCTTGATTAGCTAGGACAGTTAGCGTTGCGTTTAAGAGAAAAACACCTTGTTTTGCCCATGGTTCAAGGTTTCCGGAAGAAGACATCTTTATCCCAATGTCAGATTCAATTTCTTTATAAATATTTTTGAGCGATGGGGGAGTATGAATACCATCTTGAACTGAAAAACAAAGCCCATGTGCTTGTTTGGGACCATGATAAGGATCTTGCCCAAGGATAACAACCTTCACCCTATCAAAAGGACAAAGATTAAAAGCTTGAAAAAGATTTTCCGCTGCTGGATAAACTGTTTTATTCAAATATTCCTTACTAACGAAAGAGAACAGTTCTTGAAAATATTTTTTATCAAATTCGGACGATAATTCACGAGCCCAAGATTTTTCTATTTTTATATTCATAAAGAGAGAATAATAAACTTCTTGCTACTCGAGTAATTCACAATTTGTAAATTGTGAGAGTTGCTTAAAACTTAGTTTACCAGATTTTTCTTGACCATCAGCGAAGACCCAGGTTGGATATCCTTTTATGCCAGCTTGTTTGCAAACATCCAATTGACCCTGTCCATCTGCAGTAGAGCATTCGATGTAGGGAAGATTTTTTGATCTACCAAATAGTTCTTTTTGTGCTTCGCAATGAGAGCACCAAAAAGCCCCATAAAACTTTGCACCAGTGTCGGATATACAAGAAGCGAACGAATCGATATTGTCTTGATCGGGGTTTTCTTTTGTCGAAAGCATATATATCCCAGCGATAACAATGATAATAAATATTGAAAACCAGAGAATAAATAAGTCGTTTTTTTTCTTTGTCATATAAATAGTTAAAAGTTATATATTAAATATTATCATATATTGGGATTAAAGAAAGATTAAGTTAATTTAAATATTAAGTAGGAATCGAAAGTTTACAAAAGAATTAATACCTATATAATAAATAGTATGAATATAACAATAATATATGAGTAAAGGAAGATTTAAAGTAATAGCGTCAGTTTATTTAGTTTTGATAAAAGAAAATAAATTGTTGCTACTACTTCGCAAAAACACTGGATTTGAAGATGGGAATTATGGTCTTGTCGCTGGTCATCTTGACCCAAACGAAACAATCATGCAAGCCATGGTAAGGGAGGCTAAGGAAGAGGCGGGGATTGACATTAACCTGGATAATTTAAAATTAGAGCACGTTTTAAATAGACAGGAATTGGGCAATGAAAGACTCGACTTCTTTTTTAGTATAAGTGACTGGAAAGGTGATATCATAAATAATGAGCCAGATAAATGTGGTGGGCTTAAATGGTTTGACTTAGATAATTTACCAAATAACATTATTGACTATATAGATCAAGCTTTGAAAGATATAAAAAATAAAAATATATATAGAGAAACAATAAAAAATGAGAACTAGGTTTAGTTCTTCGTATGTCTGTTTTTCAAAAAAAAATCGGGATAAACCCGATTATTTTATTGGCGGAACGGACGGGACTCGAAATTAGAAACCCAATATTCAAGAAACCCTTTAAACATCAGTTTTTAATGAAATGTTAGGGATAAATTAGGCCTAAACAAATAGACTTCAATAGACACAAACCCCTATTATAGACACATTTAAGTCACTATACGGTCACTGGATCGTAATGAGCAATATAGAGTTATCAGAGCTTGACAATTTTAATGTAATTTTATAATATATCATATATGATATACTTAGTTAAAGAATATGAATCTATTTAAGTTCGGTAAGGATGTTAGTACAGGGAATAGTGCCCCATATAAATTTTTATTGAAATGTAGCAATGAGGTAAAAGAAAAACTTCAAAACAAATTGGAAGTTATAGAAAAGGGTTTGAATGTTCACGGTCCACAAAAAATGGTCGGTAAAAAAGAGATTAAGGACATTAAGCATTGTGAAAAACAAGAAACAAAATTGTATCAAATTAATTATAGACACATTCAAAACAAACAGTACAGGGTGTTGTTTGTAATTAGAACTTCAGTTTATTTGATTTTAGAAATTTTTTTGAAGAAAAGCGACCCGCAGGAACAAAAAATGTATTCAAAAGCATTAGAAAAAAATAAGCATTATGAATAAATTAATTAATTAATATATTAACATATGTTTTTAAAAGACTTTAAAAATGAACTTTTAAACGATAAAGGCTATTATAGAAAGCAAAAAAAGATTTTATCAGATATAAAATATAGAGTTGGTAGAATGATTTTTGAAGCCAGAGTTCTAAGAGGCATAACACAAAAGCAATTGGGGGAGAAAATAAAAACATCTCAATCAGTTATAGCCAGTATAGAGAATGGCAATAGAAATATGTCATTAGATTATCTTGAAAAAATATCAAAAGCGTTCGGCACAAGACTGATTCCCCCACAATTTGAATTTATGTCAAAAACTGAAAACGAATACAATAGAGAAGTTTTTAATTCAGGTCATGTTTCTACTGTAGTTGTTAAAACAGCTGACTCAACTGAAGATGTTGAAACTAAATCATGGAGTCGATTTGATTTTAATTTACCTAAAATAACTAACAAAGAGGAAGTACAAGTTCCTTTATATTAAAAATATGAGCAATAAAAATATAGACTTAAAATGGGCTATCGTTTCAGAAAAAACCATTGTAGACGAAAGAACCAACCAAGTAAGTTTAATTGGTGTGGCAGAAGAATTGTTAATTACTTTAGATAAGAAAACTATTCCCAAGGACGCTAAAACTATTCCCTTTGGAATCAATTTAACCGGCTATTGGGAGAGACAAGAATTTTCAAAGGAGGAAGACTTTTCTTTTATAGTTAAATATATTCACGAAACCAACAAAGAGGAGTTAATACAGACAATACCCTTGAAGTT
The DNA window shown above is from Patescibacteria group bacterium and carries:
- a CDS encoding YidC/Oxa1 family membrane protein insertase, giving the protein MFQTFFYQPVLNLLIYLYNIVPGNDLGVAIILLTIIIKLLLLPLSKKSIKSQKELQEIQPKVEELKKEYKDNKEEMGKKMMALYKEHKVNPFSSCLPLLIQLPFLIAVFQVFRKGFSDETLSLVYPFIANPGHINQLAFGFIDLSVRNIPLAVLAGASQFWQTKMMMTKKAPIVSTGAKDENMMAMMNKQMMYMMPALTVFIGITLPGGLTFYWFLTTLFTVFQQLYIFKREETKIEVVK
- a CDS encoding YraN family protein, whose amino-acid sequence is MLAKNTQKTGAFGEKIAKDFLEKKGYKIIDNNINFSNQEVDIIAKLKGNFFIVEVKTSSEKSLVDPEDYIDNRKLQNLKKAAFSFSAKNKVKLENIYFDLIAIKLKNNNKTATIKHYKNIC
- a CDS encoding YibE/F family protein, which translates into the protein MKKILFLLIFLFPMFVSAQTTEPDTIFKAEVFEIIEERSAVRKNGADLFQQNLKLRGLEGQRENEEYVFTGINDFELIKSNVYKIGDKVLLLESMGADNDPQYYIVDYVRTNIILYLFALFVFILLIVGRAKGFRSILSLFFTFLIIIKYIIPSILAGANPLVTTLLGSLVILFIIIYLTEGFNPMSHLAVISIGISLFISVFLSWFFVLAGKLSGVFSEEIASLASIGDVAINFQGLLLAGIIIGLLGVLDDVVVAQVSTVEQIHKTNTQQSRKDLFSSSFKVGISHISSMTNTLFLAYAGASLPLLVLLVSGESVFGNTFDAINNEQIATEIVRTLAGSIGLILSVPISTYLSVYWYKRKS
- a CDS encoding SdpI family protein, translated to MKSPIKISIKSEIISILFITVSIIASFYFYNNFPDQVPTHWNIEGNVDDWSTPLFAAFLLPIISIGLYLLFLVLPRIDPKKDRYKQFANIYHIFKTIVIGFLSLIYFVTSFSALGYDINITRVISISVGLLFLVLGNYMSKIKRNWFLGIRTPWTLSSEDVWNKTHRLGGKMFVLSGFLMMSMSYLDTKYRIPLFVTIIILTAVVSFVYSYYLFNKEQKNGNK
- a CDS encoding class I SAM-dependent methyltransferase, producing MNNIFGGNKLLYFEEIIKKANLKEGMKVADLGCGTHGYFIFKPSFIVGTTGSVYAVDVLKPVLDNINKTIKLENHKNITTIWSNLENYKATKIDSMILDFVFLVNVLHQSNKKVDILREAIRMLKKNAKIVIVDWVEGASVIGPEKDKKINKENLIIALQKLGLNLEEDFVAGKFHYGLIFKKI
- a CDS encoding ribonuclease HII; this translates as MINLNKENNLNYRSFIGVDEVGRGCLAGPVVSAAVFVSKEQIGEIAEINDSKLVSKKKRDILYLEIINNYPFSIGLVSNIQIDKLNILNASLLSMKRALDKIKHKSEIVLVDGTYKIPGFLEKQQTQIKGDQNFYSIAAASIVAKVVRDKMMEVYSKKFPNYSFYQHKGYGTKLHKAEIVKFGTCNIHRKSFKLN
- a CDS encoding autorepressor SdpR family transcription factor, whose translation is MSINQTFKALSDQTRREVLELLKKKDMSVTEISQSFDISLPSLSHHLSTLKQVNLVSSRRRGQEMIYSLNLSVFEEVSKMIIKLFKQ
- a CDS encoding polymer-forming cytoskeletal protein gives rise to the protein MFKKDEEVSIKNAETIIGPSIKVKGNFFGEGDIIVEGSLEGAIKTSNNLFIGEKAKINANIEAKQAKISGEVHGNLIIHGYLELSSTAKVYGDIQASTLSVENGAIFNGACNMTKDKKTEVKEAKQI
- the murI gene encoding glutamate racemase; the encoded protein is MIGIFDSGFGGISILSDFHNKAPEYSYIYFGDNINAPYGDKNTKEIYNSTKNAVEFLFTEGAVLVIVACNTSSARVLRKLQDEYFNKKYKNKKVLGIIIPNIENIIHQLPPNSRLGIIGTSHTIGSQKYQNEILDKRNDVQIFSKACPMFVEKIENNKFKSLGFLANIKEEIAHYSNKNISYLLLACTHFSFIKKEIKQHLNPSIQIIDSSEIIIKKTQEYLFRHKELKIKKERNTILYTSGDLVLFKKISLKLLRPSSKRNLKFLKHSTLSNN